TTCCGGCTGCACAAAAAGAGATAAATGTAAATGAGGAGTGGTTCAAAACTTTTAATGATCAAAAGCTAAACTTATTGATCGCAGAAGCACTGAAAAACAATGATGATCTAAAACTTGCGGTGGCTAACGTTCAAAAAGCACGCGCACAGTATGACATTAGCGATGCTGATCTTTATCCGCAGTTGGATCTTAGCGGTTCAGCCTTGAGACAAAAAAGAAGTGTAAACGCATACCCTGGATTTTTCGGAGGTTTGTACAATGACTTCAGTATGAGTGCCAGTATGTCTTATGAGTTCGATTTCTGGGGAAAAAATTCCAATCAAAGAGATGCGAATCTGGCAAATTTTTTGGCAGTAGATGCAAATAAAGAATCTCTTCGCATCTCTCTCATTACTGATGTTGCTACTTACTATTTTAATCTTGTAGCTGTAGAGGAGCAACTAAAAATTGCACAGGAGAGTCTCAAAAACTATGAAGAGTCTCTTGCTTACAGAGAAAAACAGTATAAGTACGGTGTTATAGATTCACTCACACTTGCTCAGTCAAAGGCTGAGGCAGCTTCTGTAAGAACTACGATAGATGCTTTAAACGTTACAAAGGTGAAGATTCAAAGTTCATTGGTTATCTTACTAGGGCGTTCACCTAAAGAGATCTTTGAGGGCTTTATAGATACTAAAACAGAGTTGCCGGAGTTTGTTAAAATTCCGACAACATTGCCGACAAATCTTTTACAAAATCGTCCAGATGTAAAAATAGCGGAGGAGAATCTAAAAGCAAAAACGGCACTGATCGGTGTTGCCAAAGCTGCATATTTTCCAAACCTTTCAATCACGGGTAGTTACGGTTTTCAAAGCCAGAAGGTAAGTAACCTTGCAAACAGTAACTCTCAGGTATGGGGGATCGGGCCTAGCTTGTATATGCCTCTATTTGATTTTGGAAGGATATCAGCTTCTGTAAAGGTTACGGATGCAGAACAAAAAGCAGCCTTAATAGAGTACGGTAAAACGGTAAAAAATGCTTATAAAGAGGTGTTTGATTCCCTGCAGTCTATTAAAGCTATGCAATCAAAGAAAGAGTCTATGGAACAGGAAGTTGCTGCGTATGATGAAGCGTACAGAGTTGCGAAGAAAAAGTATGCAATCGGAACAACTAGTTACCTTGATGTACTTATTGCACAAAACTTACTTTTAAATTCACAACTGGCGTATGTAACGACAAGATCTGAACTTTTAATTGAAGAAGCGACACTTTACAAAGCACTTGGCGGTGGTTGGAGAAGTGTAAAAGATTAGTAACTTTTAAGAGTAACTTCTCTATACTAGAGTTAACTTAACTTTAGGAGAGAGCAGATGAGACAGTATGAAACATATAAGTGTAGTGTTTGCGGGAACGAAGTAGAGGTGCAGCATGTAGGCGGCGGAACATTAGTATGTTGCGGAAAGCATATGGATTGTATTACTGAGGATCTCACTGCCGTAAACCTGATGAAAGCATTTGCAGGAGAGTCTCAGGCGAGAAACAAGTATGAGTTTTTCGGTGAGCTTGCCCGTGAAGCGGGATGGCATGCGATCGCTGATCATTTTGCTGAAGCTGCAATGAATGAAAAGTATCATGCAAGAGCTGAATATGAGGCGTATAACAAACTGATGCACGGAATCGAGATGCATGAAACGCTTAAAAATCTCGATATCGCCATAGAGGGTGAACATTACGAACATACCGAGATGTATCCGAACTTTGCCAAAATCGCAGAGGATGAGGGGCATAAAGAGATCGCACGTTTGTTAAAAGCGATCGCAAAAGTGGAAGTGGAACATGAACGTGAGTATGCCGAATTAAAAAAGGCATTAGAGGCTGAAGGATTTTTTAACAGCAGTGAAGATGAGTACTGGGTTTGTGAAGTGTGCGGTCATGTACACAGAGGGAAAAAACCGCCAAAAGCGTGTCCGCTTTGTAAAGTACCCCAAGAGTACTTTAAAAGGGAACATCTTTATTAAAAGTGATATGTAGCATTTAAAATAATATTTTGAATGATCACGTTTTCATTGTTAAGCGGTACCTCTTTAGCTCTTTGGTAGACATATTTTGCATGGAGCTCAAAGTTCTCAAAATGTTTTCCGACTCCAGCCATATATGTTCTGTCGATCTCCATTGGATGGTGCTGCACACGAAAACCGTCAAACATAATTCCAAACAATCTTTTCCCAAAAAGTGCTGCCGCTCCAAAATGGTATGAGCCAAAGGCAGCATGAACTTTTGCACCTGCTGTGTAGTAGTTGCTTAGTGCATTTTTTAGTGCTATTTCATTCTCTTTATCAGCAATGTGGATATATTTTCCGATAAGAACCATATTTGCATTGAAACCTTCAAACTTATGTTTTATTTTGTATTTGATATCGCTCTGATATACATCAAAGTTTTTGTAATCGCTAAAATACTCGACAAGTTGCAGCTCTTTATATCTGTATCCAACTGCATAGATATTTGTATTGTCAAGTTTTGGCAGTAGCTTCCCGTATTTGTTTACACCACCAATCATAATGTTGTCATCTACATAGATATATTCAAATAACAAAGCGTTATTTTTATTGAGCTTATGCGTGTATAGCAGGTAGTACTTATTTACTTTAAGATCATCATCAAGCGGCGGTTGGTAAGTTTGTGTTACTGCTCTTTCATACATAGCTTCAAGTTTATTGCTGTTTGTAGCGTATGAACCATAGGCACTGAACCTTTGCCCCTCGTATTTTTGTTTCGAATTATCAAATGTAAAGTTGTCATAACTTAATGTTAGAGTTGTGTTTTCAGCGCTTAAAGAGATGCCAAAAAACAACACGAATAGTAGTGTGTATAATTTTGTCATAGTTGTTTATTCCTCTGTATTTATAAAAATGTTGATTTGTATTGATTAAAAAAGAGGAGAACTAGGGGGTGCGGTGCTGAAAAAGCCTTTGAAGTTTATAGCTAGTTTGATAGAAGTTTCTGATTCAATATGTTCATATGAATAAGGTATGAAAACAGAACTATCAGTTGGAGTATCTAACGAGATATTTTGAAAGTTTTTAACAACGATACAGAGTTCGCACTCTGTATCGTCACAAGTGTTATCTAAATGAACATGTGAAGCACTAAGGTATGATGATCCAAGAAAAAAGACCAATACTATTTGAGATATTAGTGTTAGAAATGTTTTTTTGACCATCTATATAAGTAGCCTAGGTTATTTTACAGGTGCGTTTTTTACGCTGTTTGCAACTGCCATTGCTGCAATCCCGCCTTTTACAATTTGGATGTTTTTGAAACCTATTTGTTGTAAACCTGAAGCAGCAAGAAGTTCACGAGCTCCTGAATGACATACTATTACGATAGGTTTATCTGTTGGAAGTTTATTAAGGTTTGCCTCCTCAAAAAGGTTCTCTAAAGGGATCTTTACAGTATTGTCAGTTACAAGGCTAACAACAGATGTTTCACCTGGTGTACGTACGTCAAGAAGGATAAAATCTTTTTTCTCACGTAACATTTTCATTACCGCTTCTGCAGTAACTGTAAGTTTTGAATTTGCTAAATTTTTTTGTGTAAGTTTTGAATAAAACGTGTTAAGTTTTTCCGCTTGTGTGTTATCAAGTGCCATAGCACTTACTGAAAGTGAGGCGACGGCTAAAAGTGTAATTAATCTGTTCATTATATATTTTCTCCTTATGAAAATTATAATGTAATTATATACTCTAATGCTGTTGCATTGCTTAAAGAAAAGGTTTAGAGATCATTGATTACAATTCGCTAATTTTTTTAAAGGGTCTTAATGCGTTTTTTTCTTTTGTTAGTTAGTTTAGTGTCATATGCTTTTGCGGTTGTAACAATTGCACCTGTGGAGATAGGGAGTAAACCGGGTGTCAGTGGGTTAGTAGAGGTCTCAGTACAAAATGCGAGAGGAAATACCGAAAAAGACGAATATAAAGGCGGAGTAAAAGTTCAGTATGACAATAACAGCTCATATGTAACATGGTTGCAGGCAAGTGCAAATTATGCAGAGGTTGAAGGTGTTAAAAATACAAATAAAACATATCTGCATCTTCGTTATATACATACTTTTTATGATAAAAAAGATATAAATTATGAGTTTTTCGGTCAGTCTCAAACAAATGAGTTTACAAAGATAAAGCATCGCTATTTGTTAGGGGGCGGGTATCGTTTTCATATTTTTCATCAAATGATGGGGAAAATGTATGTAGGTGCAGGTGTATTTGGTGAATATATCAACTATACTACACAGATCGATCCTCGTGAAAATAATGCAAGAGCAAATATTTATATCTCGTACACTAATAAATTTAGTGATGATGCAAAAATTAGTTATATAGGATATTATCAACCAAAAGTTGATAACACAAGCGACTATATTGTTACAAATGCTTTAGAGTTGGAAGTAAATGTATATAAAAAGTTTTTTGTCTCTTTAAAAGTAAATTTTGATTACGATTCAGATCCTGCGCTTTTTGTTGATAAAAGAGACTTTACGCAGGCAACAAGTTTAGTGTATAAATTTTGATTTACAACTTTTAATATATATTTTGAGTATTACTTTTCATTTCTTGCAGTTTCCACAACACTATTATAAATGACAATAATGCGAAAAGTGCACCTGTGTAAAATG
Above is a window of Sulfurimonas marina DNA encoding:
- a CDS encoding DUF481 domain-containing protein, which gives rise to MRFFLLLVSLVSYAFAVVTIAPVEIGSKPGVSGLVEVSVQNARGNTEKDEYKGGVKVQYDNNSSYVTWLQASANYAEVEGVKNTNKTYLHLRYIHTFYDKKDINYEFFGQSQTNEFTKIKHRYLLGGGYRFHIFHQMMGKMYVGAGVFGEYINYTTQIDPRENNARANIYISYTNKFSDDAKISYIGYYQPKVDNTSDYIVTNALELEVNVYKKFFVSLKVNFDYDSDPALFVDKRDFTQATSLVYKF
- a CDS encoding ferritin family protein; its protein translation is MRQYETYKCSVCGNEVEVQHVGGGTLVCCGKHMDCITEDLTAVNLMKAFAGESQARNKYEFFGELAREAGWHAIADHFAEAAMNEKYHARAEYEAYNKLMHGIEMHETLKNLDIAIEGEHYEHTEMYPNFAKIAEDEGHKEIARLLKAIAKVEVEHEREYAELKKALEAEGFFNSSEDEYWVCEVCGHVHRGKKPPKACPLCKVPQEYFKREHLY
- a CDS encoding rhodanese-like domain-containing protein, giving the protein MNRLITLLAVASLSVSAMALDNTQAEKLNTFYSKLTQKNLANSKLTVTAEAVMKMLREKKDFILLDVRTPGETSVVSLVTDNTVKIPLENLFEEANLNKLPTDKPIVIVCHSGARELLAASGLQQIGFKNIQIVKGGIAAMAVANSVKNAPVK
- a CDS encoding efflux transporter outer membrane subunit, which encodes MKTKVLLALSASVLFFSACSLAPEYKKPQMQLPAAQKEINVNEEWFKTFNDQKLNLLIAEALKNNDDLKLAVANVQKARAQYDISDADLYPQLDLSGSALRQKRSVNAYPGFFGGLYNDFSMSASMSYEFDFWGKNSNQRDANLANFLAVDANKESLRISLITDVATYYFNLVAVEEQLKIAQESLKNYEESLAYREKQYKYGVIDSLTLAQSKAEAASVRTTIDALNVTKVKIQSSLVILLGRSPKEIFEGFIDTKTELPEFVKIPTTLPTNLLQNRPDVKIAEENLKAKTALIGVAKAAYFPNLSITGSYGFQSQKVSNLANSNSQVWGIGPSLYMPLFDFGRISASVKVTDAEQKAALIEYGKTVKNAYKEVFDSLQSIKAMQSKKESMEQEVAAYDEAYRVAKKKYAIGTTSYLDVLIAQNLLLNSQLAYVTTRSELLIEEATLYKALGGGWRSVKD